A region from the Rhodamnia argentea isolate NSW1041297 chromosome 7, ASM2092103v1, whole genome shotgun sequence genome encodes:
- the LOC115746828 gene encoding LOW QUALITY PROTEIN: LEAF RUST 10 DISEASE-RESISTANCE LOCUS RECEPTOR-LIKE PROTEIN KINASE-like 2.1 (The sequence of the model RefSeq protein was modified relative to this genomic sequence to represent the inferred CDS: inserted 1 base in 1 codon; substituted 1 base at 1 genomic stop codon), translating into MESFLLLLLLVIQGGIRCCARNNRLCAPSACGEVRNISYPFRLKDDPKGCGDSRFELACEDNRTVLSLYAGRYHVKRIIPDINYWGIIEGLMEVVDVGLQKSNCSSLPLHPLTYSNFSGEGADPYYLSHSFPTVTILSCSKQVTSPSYIHTEPCIALNGYYTYAVLXQXVSDIEDSCTITMSIPAAEYIWDKIGASSWENRTVSYNDIHNAMADGFNLSYWLPRKKTYHFCFLGFRFRGKRCIPYYYDNSSWGTALNVALNTVPDVGFVFVHFLAAKFIFGAPCVLILLIYKWMRRHQAMDANVEEFLQAHNNFLPIRYSYSDIKKITKNFKHKLGEGGFGSVYRGVLRSGNEVAVKILNKPKSNGEDFISEVATIGRIHHVNVVQLVGFCFDYSKQALVYDFMPNGSLDKHILHKDGDHSLDYKKMYEISLGIARGIAYLHRGCDMQILHFDIKPHNILLDRSFTPKVSDFGLARLYPTGHSIVTMTAARGTLGYMAPELFYKDIGGVSYKADVYSFGMMLMEMAGRRRNLNANAEASSQIYFPLWVYDQLSKENVVEMANATEEERETTWKMIIVALWCIQLSPHDRPSMSRVLTMLEGEIDKLQLPPKPLLYPRETPVDDVETELELETFSSSSSAPTISSSYRYEHNNKFAESSFV; encoded by the exons ATGGAGTCTTTCCTACTGCTCCTCCTTCTGGTAATACAAGGTGGGATTCGTTGCTGTGCCCGGAACAATCGCCTGTGCGCCCCTTCGGCGTGCGGCGAGGTCCGTAACATTAGCTATCCCTTTCGACTGAAGGACGACCCGAAAGGCTGCGGGGACTCGAGGTTCGAGCTGGCGTGTGAAGATAACCGCACGGTGCTATCTTTGTACGCCGGCCGATATCACGTGAAAAGGATAATACCAGACATCAATTATTGGGGTATCATTGAGGGGCTTATGGAAGTGGTCGATGTCGGGCTGCAAAAGAGCAACTGTTCCTCCCTTCCTCTCCACCCCTTAACATACTCTAATTTCAGTGGAGAAGGAGCTGATCCGTACTATCTGAGTCATTCATTTCCCACGGTGACCATTCTGTCTTGCTCAAAGCAAGTGACGTCTCCTTCATATATACACACTGAACCGTGTATAGCTTTAAACGGGTACTATACTTATGCCGTCCTCTAGC GGGTATCCGATATTGAGGATTCTTGCACCATAACCATGTCCATACCTGCAGCAGAATATATATGGGATAAAATAGGAGCATCGTCCTGGGAGAATCGCACGGTCTCTTACAACGACATCCACAATGCGATGGCCGACGGGTTTAATCTCTCGTACTGGTTGCCGCGGAAGAAAACATATCACTTTTGCTTCTTAGGCTTCCGATTCCGAGGGAAACGATGCATACCCTACTACTACG ACAATTCTTCCTGGGGTACGGCGCTAAATGTTGCATTGAATACAGTTCCTGATGTCGGCTTTGTCTTTG TTCACTTCTTGGCAGCGAAGTTCATTTTCGGAGCTCCATGTGTGTTGATACTTCTAATCTATAAGTGGATGAGGAGGCATCAAGCAATGGATGCAAACGTCGAAGAATTTCTACAAGCTCACAACAACTTTTTGCCCATAAGGTACTCTTACTCCGATATCAAGaagatcacaaaaaatttcaagcaCAAGTTAGGTGAAGGGGGATTTGGTTCCGTGTACAGAGGAGTACTTAGAAGTGGCAATGAAGTCGCGGTTAAGATTTTGAACAAACCGAAATCTAACGGCGAAGATTTTATAAGCGAAGTGGCCACGATTGGAAGGATCCACCACGTTAATGTGGTCCAACTTGTTGGTTTTTGCTTCGATTACTCCAAACAAGCTCTTGTTTATGATTTCATGCCGAATGGATCTTTGGACAAGCACATTTTGCATAAGGACGGTGACCATTCTCTTGATTATAAGAAAATGTATGAGATCTCTCTTGGCATAGCTAGAGGGATAGCGTATCTACATCGGGGATGCGACATGCAAATTTTACACTTTGACATcaagcctcacaacattcttctTGACCGGAGTTTCACTCCTAAAGTTTCTGACTTTGGACTTGCAAGACTTTATCCAACTGGTCACAGCATAGTAACAATGACCGCAGCAAGAGGAACTTTGGGATATATGGCGCCCGAGCTATTCTATAAGGACATTGGCGGTGTTTCTTACAAAGCCGATGTTTATAGTTTTGGGATGATGTTAATGGAAATGGCCGGTAGAAGGAGAAATTTAAATGCAAATGCAGAGGCTTCaagtcaaatttattttcctttgtgggTTTATGATCAACTCAGCAAAGAAAATGTGGTTGAAATGGCAAATGCCacagaagaggagagagagacaacgTGGAAGATGATAATTGTTGCTCTTTGGTGCATACAATTGAGCCCTCATGATCGACCGTCGATGAGCCGAGTACTCACCATGCTAGAAGGAGAGATCGATAAACTACAACTTCCCCCAAAGCCACTTCTATATCCGAGGGAGACTCCAGTTGATGATGTTGAGACCGAGCTAGAACTTGAAACATTCTCATCTTCCTCAAGTGCTCCAACAATTTCTAGTAGTTACCGGTATGAGCACAATAACAAGTTTGCGGAATCTAGTTTTGTGTGA
- the LOC115746827 gene encoding F-box/LRR-repeat MAX2 homolog A gives MARRYYATDIGDLPDAILSNIFSLVTDTRARNALSLVCRKYLALERATRVSLTLRGNVRNLYWIPTGFRRVEHLDLSLLSPWGHDLASSVSDPFLLAHRLRVAFPSVTSLTVYARSPATLQVLLPQWPRLCRVKLVRWHQRPAQSPLGADFEMLFEHCRSLSVLDLSSFYYYTEDLPPALQGYPSIASSLTRLDLLTTSFSEGFKTEEIRVIAGACGNLRELLVACTFDPRYFGFVGDQALLDIAANCPKLTLLHLVDTSSLANPRGDPEDDGLTSEDAGITRAALVEVFSKLSLLEELVLDVCRNVRESGFALEVLSSKCKNLRVLKLGQFHGVVMAIESQLDGLALCQGLTSLSIKNAADLTDMGLIEIARGCSKLRKFEIQGCKNVTWQGMRLLTSLLRPTLLDVRISCCKKIDAAASLRAVEPIRDRIQRLHIDCVWDGLEECEVAEPSVPSQNNEVMHFLGGSTYCEDTGRNKRCKYALDSQYSNAVINGNGFLCNSWERLQYLSLWIGVGDLLTPLPMAGLGDCPNLEEIHIKVEGDCRGKPKPAVHAFGLSMLSRYPALSKMQLDCGDAIGYVLTAPSGQMDLSLWERFFLNGIRDLSLNKLDYWPPQDRDVNQRSLSLPAAGLLAECLTLRKLFIHGTAHEHFMNFLLRIPNLRDVQLREDYYPAPENDMSTEMRVDSCSRFEDALSRQYIPD, from the coding sequence atGGCGAGGCGCTATTACGCCACCGACATCGGCGATCTCCCCGACGCCATCCTCTCCAACATCTTCTCCCTCGTGACCGACACGCGCGCCCGCAACGCCCTCTCCCTCGTCTGCCGCAAGTACCTCGCCCTCGAGCGGGCCACCCGCGTCTCCCTGACGCTCCGCGGCAACGTCCGGAACCTCTACTGGATCCCAACCGGCTTCCGGCGCGTGGAGCACCTCGACCTCTCCCTCCTCTCGCCGTGGGGCCACGACCTCGCCTCCTCGGTCTCCGACCCCTTCCTCCTCGCCCACCGCCTGCGCGTGGCCTTCCCGTCGGTTACCTCCCTCACAGTCTACGCGCGATCCCCGGCGACGCTCCAGGTGCTCCTCCCGCAGTGGCCGCGCCTCTGCCGCGTCAAGCTGGTGCGGTGGCACCAGCGGCCTGCGCAGTCGCCCCTCGGCGCCGACTTTGAGATGCTCTTCGAGCATTGCCGGTCTCTCTCCGTGCTCGACCTCTCGAGCTTCTACTACTACACCGAGGACCTCCCTCCGGCTCTCCAGGGTTATCCTTCGATTGCGTCCTCCCTCACGAGGTTGGATCTCTTGACGACGTCGTTCAGCGAGGGGTTCAAGACGGAGGAGATTCGTGTGATTGCCGGCGCCTGCGGCAACCTGCGGGAGCTCCTTGTCGCGTGCACGTTTGATCCCAGGTACTTTGGGTTCGTGGGCGATCAGGCTTTGCTCGATATAGCTGCGAATTGTCCGAAATTGACTCTGCTTCACTTGGTCGATACTTCTTCGCTGGCGAATCCGAGAGGCGATCCAGAGGACGATGGGCTCACTTCGGAGGATGCGGGGATTACGCGAGCGGCGCTGGTGGAGGTATTCTCTAAACTTAGCTTGCTTGAGGAGTTGGTCTTAGATGTTTGTAGAAATGTCAGAGAGAGCGGGTTTGCTCTGGAAGTGTTGAGTTCCAAATGCAAGAACTTGAGGGTGCTCAAGTTGGGGCAATTTCATGGGGTTGTGATGGCAATTGAGTCTCAATTAGATGGGTTGGCACTCTGTCAAGGTCTCACGTCTTTGTCGATCAAGAACGCAGCGGATTTGACGGATATGGGGTTGATTGAGATTGCGAGAGGGTGTTCGAAGCTGAGGAAATTCGAAATTCAGGGTTGCAAGAATGTTACCTGGCAGGGTATGAGGTTGTTGACTAGTTTACTTCGCCCGACTCTGCTTGATGTCAGGATTTCTTGTTGCAAGAAAATAGATGCTGCAGCATCTTTGCGTGCTGTGGAACCGATTCGTGATCGGATTCAGCGGCTCCACATTGACTGCGTGTGGGATGGTTTGGAAGAATGTGAAGTGGCCGAGCCCAGTGTGCCAAGCCAGAACAACGAAGTCATGCACTTTCTTGGTGGTAGCACTTACTGTGAGGATACAGGCCGTAACAAGAGATGCAAATATGCTCTCGATAGCCAATATTCCAATGCCGTCATCAATGGCAATGGATTCTTGTGCAATAGTTGGGAAAGATTGCAGTACCTCTCGCTTTGGATTGGGGTCGGCGACCTCTTGACGCCGCTTCCAATGGCCGGCCTCGGGGATTGTCCCAATTTGGAGGAGATCCACATAAAAGTGGAGGGAGATTGCAGGGGGAAGCCAAAGCCAGCAGTTCACGCATTTGGGTTGAGTATGCTTTCCCGTTACCCGGCACTTTCAAAGATGCAGTTGGATTGTGGTGATGCCATAGGTTATGTATTAACAGCGCCATCAGGGCAAATGGATCTGAGCTTGTGGGAGAGATTCTTCTTGAACGGGATTAGGGATCTTAGCCTTAACAAGCTTGATTACTGGCCTCCACAAGATCGGGACGTCAACCAGAGAAGCTTGTCGCTGCCGGCGGCCGGTTTACTCGCAGAGTGTCTAACATTGAGGAAGCTCTTCATTCACGGAACGGCACATGAgcatttcatgaattttctgcTGAGGATACCGAACCTTAGGGATGTACAGCTGAGAGAAGATTACTATCCGGCACCCGAGAATGACATGAGTACAGAGATGAGAGTGGATTCATGTAGTCGCTTCGAAGACGCATTGAGCAGGCAGTACATACCAGATTAA